In a single window of the Paenibacillus sp. MMS20-IR301 genome:
- the pgmB gene encoding beta-phosphoglucomutase: MKMKPYEHPPALYPYREWRLGEEHYEDEYNQRSESVFALGNGYIGMRGNFEEGYHGKAGATVAGNYLNGFFDSEPIVYPEGAFGLPSRNQAMLNVTDARIIRLSVEGHEFRLDQGTVHRYERWLDMQSGILHREVEWESPAGQRVLLQIRRMVSLTHKHLAAIDYAVTALNFSGTLKFESAVDGEIRRPEVTDDPRLGAGSAEPSLLLEDTGYDEAAGRLWMKQRTRHTGFALLSAVSHALQVKSGREMSHQLIGQRISVCYAAAVRSGEKAALTKYITYHTSKDYPEEELSGRSTGALELAGELGFAGLAEEQRGYLDRFWSHTDVEISGDPALQQGIRFNAFQLLQSVGRDGATNIGAKGLTGEGYEGHYFWDTEMYMLPFFTFTQPAVSRALLEFRYATLGKARERAAVMSQKGALYPWRTIDGEENSAYFPAGTAQAHINADIAYGLKQYVLATGDLDFLAAQGAEILFETSRFWEDLGHYNPARGGAFCIDAVTGPDEYTAIVNNNAYTNLMVQDQLRYAYETALLLQRQYPADYERLQHEIGLSIEEAEGWKEAADRMFIPFDHDLGIYAQDDTFLSKQKWDFANTPPDKYPLLLNYHPLVIYRHQVLKQADLVMAMFLLGDKFSLADKIRNYNYYEPLTTHDSSLSPCIHSIMSAEIGDLAGAYGYFDRTVRMDLDDINRNAKDGLHMAAMAGSWMSIVNGFGGLRLYDGQLSFNPALPEQWESYRFKITVRGQLLDIFVDREAVVYTLREGTGLEIRHRKQLLPLLPQQPVAVPLAGPLQAVIFDLDGVITDSAEYHYLAWQALADELGIPFSREKNERLKGVSRMESLELVLEGSGLALSAAEKLRLAEKKNDHYKVMISRITPADLLPGIPELLDSLRERGIAAGLASASLNAPQILERLGAARWFQAVADPGSLRKGKPDPEIFLQAAELLHADPGSCIGVEDAAAGVAAIRAAGMKAVGIGSAELLGTAELVLSSTAELTVQALLELSGR, from the coding sequence ATGAAGATGAAGCCCTATGAACATCCGCCGGCATTGTATCCTTACCGGGAATGGCGTCTTGGTGAGGAACACTACGAGGATGAATATAATCAGCGGAGCGAGAGCGTGTTCGCGCTCGGTAACGGATATATCGGTATGCGCGGTAATTTCGAGGAAGGTTATCACGGCAAGGCCGGAGCTACTGTTGCCGGTAACTACCTGAACGGCTTCTTCGACTCTGAGCCCATTGTCTATCCGGAGGGGGCCTTCGGGCTTCCTTCCCGCAACCAGGCGATGCTGAATGTGACCGATGCGCGCATCATCAGATTAAGTGTAGAAGGACATGAATTCCGGCTGGACCAGGGGACGGTACACCGGTATGAACGCTGGCTGGATATGCAGAGCGGTATCCTGCACCGCGAAGTGGAATGGGAATCCCCCGCAGGCCAGCGCGTGCTCTTGCAGATCCGGCGGATGGTCTCGCTCACGCATAAGCATCTGGCGGCCATTGATTATGCCGTGACGGCGCTGAACTTCTCCGGCACGCTGAAGTTTGAGTCGGCTGTAGACGGTGAAATCCGCCGTCCGGAGGTTACGGATGACCCGCGTCTGGGTGCAGGCAGTGCAGAGCCCAGCCTGCTGCTGGAGGACACGGGGTATGATGAAGCAGCCGGGCGGCTGTGGATGAAGCAGCGGACCCGGCATACGGGGTTCGCGCTGCTCAGTGCTGTCAGCCATGCGCTGCAGGTGAAGTCGGGACGGGAGATGAGCCACCAGCTGATCGGGCAGCGGATATCAGTCTGCTATGCGGCTGCAGTGCGCAGCGGTGAGAAGGCGGCGCTGACCAAATATATAACGTACCATACCTCTAAGGATTATCCTGAAGAGGAGCTGTCCGGCCGGAGCACCGGAGCCCTGGAGCTGGCCGGAGAGCTTGGATTCGCCGGCCTGGCTGAGGAACAGCGCGGCTATCTGGACCGCTTCTGGAGCCATACGGATGTGGAAATCAGCGGTGACCCGGCGTTGCAGCAGGGTATCCGCTTTAACGCTTTTCAGCTGCTGCAATCGGTCGGCCGGGACGGCGCGACGAATATCGGCGCCAAGGGTCTAACCGGGGAAGGGTATGAAGGACATTATTTCTGGGACACGGAAATGTACATGCTGCCGTTCTTCACCTTCACCCAGCCCGCTGTCAGCCGGGCGCTGCTGGAGTTCCGCTACGCCACTCTAGGCAAGGCGCGGGAGCGGGCAGCTGTCATGTCGCAGAAGGGAGCGCTCTATCCGTGGCGCACGATCGACGGCGAGGAGAATTCGGCCTACTTCCCGGCAGGCACCGCCCAGGCGCATATTAATGCCGATATTGCGTACGGCCTGAAGCAGTATGTGCTGGCAACGGGCGATCTGGATTTCCTGGCGGCGCAGGGGGCAGAGATTCTGTTTGAGACCTCACGCTTCTGGGAGGACTTGGGCCACTATAATCCGGCACGCGGAGGCGCCTTCTGTATCGATGCGGTTACCGGACCGGATGAATACACAGCCATAGTGAATAACAATGCTTATACCAATCTCATGGTTCAGGACCAGCTCAGGTACGCATACGAAACGGCTCTGCTGCTGCAGCGGCAATATCCTGCCGATTATGAGCGCCTGCAGCATGAGATAGGGCTGTCCATAGAGGAGGCTGAAGGCTGGAAAGAAGCTGCAGACCGGATGTTCATTCCGTTTGACCATGACCTCGGCATCTATGCCCAGGATGATACCTTCCTTAGCAAGCAGAAATGGGATTTCGCGAATACGCCCCCGGATAAATATCCGCTGCTGCTGAATTATCACCCGCTGGTGATCTACCGCCATCAGGTGCTGAAGCAGGCGGATCTCGTAATGGCGATGTTCCTGCTTGGGGACAAGTTCAGCCTGGCAGATAAGATCCGCAACTATAATTATTATGAGCCGCTGACGACTCATGACTCCTCGCTGTCGCCGTGTATCCACAGTATCATGTCGGCCGAAATCGGCGATTTAGCCGGTGCCTATGGCTATTTCGACCGTACGGTGCGGATGGATCTCGACGATATTAACCGCAATGCCAAGGACGGGCTGCACATGGCGGCCATGGCCGGCTCGTGGATGTCGATTGTGAACGGCTTCGGCGGATTGCGGCTGTATGACGGACAGCTGAGCTTTAACCCGGCACTTCCGGAGCAGTGGGAGAGCTACCGCTTCAAAATCACCGTGCGCGGGCAGCTGCTGGACATCTTCGTTGACCGCGAAGCGGTGGTGTATACCCTGCGGGAAGGCACGGGGCTGGAAATCCGGCATAGGAAGCAGCTGCTGCCGCTGTTGCCGCAGCAGCCGGTGGCGGTGCCGCTTGCCGGACCGCTGCAGGCCGTGATCTTTGATCTCGACGGTGTCATTACCGACTCTGCCGAGTATCATTATCTGGCCTGGCAGGCTCTTGCGGATGAGCTGGGCATTCCCTTCAGCCGCGAGAAGAATGAACGGCTGAAGGGTGTCAGCCGGATGGAGTCGCTGGAGCTTGTGCTGGAGGGCAGCGGCCTGGCGCTGTCCGCAGCCGAGAAGCTCCGGCTGGCGGAGAAGAAGAATGATCATTACAAGGTAATGATCAGCCGCATCACCCCGGCGGACCTGCTGCCGGGTATCCCGGAGCTGCTGGATTCCCTGCGTGAGCGGGGAATCGCAGCCGGGCTGGCCTCGGCCAGCCTGAATGCGCCGCAGATTCTGGAGCGCCTCGGCGCCGCCCGCTGGTTCCAGGCGGTCGCCGATCCGGGCAGTCTGCGGAAGGGCAAGCCCGACCCGGAGATCTTCCTGCAGGCGGCAGAGCTGCTGCACGCCGATCCGGGGAGCTGCATCGGCGTGGAGGATGCAGCCGCAGGCGTGGCCGCGATCCGCGCGGCCGGCATGAAGGCTGTGGGCATCGGCAGCGCTGAGCTGCTCGGCACAGCCGAGCTGGTCCTGTCCTCCACAGCTGAGCTGACCGTCCAGGCGCTGCTGGAGCTGTCCGGGCGGTAG
- a CDS encoding ABC transporter substrate binding protein: MGVDHNHLRLLKTLLVPLFVLLCTAGGARAEAEELPPRNVLVLHSYQKGFAWTDEQGAGIEERLKNAADLPLIYTEYIDWKRYPTQENLDHFYETIKFKYQNVHIDAVMTTDDAALNFAMKYRKEILDDAPIIFSGVNEVGVNSIPDRSNITGIIEKIDPTLTIQMAREINPALKKVYVIFDNSESGLSTGKMVMDQIDSLNLGLELYPMNNLSIEQIKATASGLSQDSIVLMTTYYSDSTGRIVEFERFASELGKSSSVPVYHIYDFGLNHGAFGGSLISGKIQGRAAAELALRVLQGEGAGRIPVVTDSTVRNAFDYNELQHFGISLKQVPAGSEIINKPFSFYQTYKVLVLSIIAAFAVLLAFILVLLFYVQLVKRIRTNLEKSNERFSLATYGADAVIWDVDMSTMIYYFSDSWYELLGYERDEINEAHGGWREIIHPEDAEQEDRLRTQHLEGRSSYYYAEYRMRSKSGEYKWFQARGKVLRNANGSYIRFAGSMVDVTDRKVYESKLQLSYQELESTYEELTALQDELLEQYNKVVENQALLQSSEEKYRLLAYNDVLSGLPNRLSLSEDLKGFVEAHSGGHAALFFLDIDNFKYINDTMGHTFGDELLVKVGERLLGLSDGRSKHFRFGGDEFVILFKDVVGFGEIIRYADSLVQGFKEPFQLHASVVHISASIGIAQYPEDGVNAEELLKNADIAMYKAKEAFKGTYVIYGHEMQQHFDERMIIENHLRSAIANNELSLHYQPLVDISSNELWGFEALIRWNNPVLGFVSPLSFIKIAEDCRLIVPIGEWVLRSACRFIKDLQGHEYGGCHISVNISVIQLMLDDFTDMVLDVLQETGLAPEYLELEITESIFMESFEAISSKLEALKEKGIGIALDDFGTGYSSLSYLKQLPITTLKIDKSFIDSIDTPNNMSLASSIVTIGHDMGLNVTAEGVETQEQLEFLERTSCDKIQGYFISRPIPEKEVADWVAGRRAG, translated from the coding sequence ATGGGCGTAGATCATAACCATCTCAGATTGTTAAAAACCTTGCTCGTGCCGTTGTTTGTCTTGCTGTGTACTGCAGGAGGGGCGCGGGCTGAAGCGGAAGAGCTTCCTCCCCGGAATGTGCTGGTGCTGCATTCTTACCAGAAGGGTTTTGCCTGGACCGATGAACAGGGGGCCGGAATTGAAGAGCGTCTGAAGAATGCAGCCGATCTTCCCCTGATCTACACCGAGTATATAGACTGGAAGAGATACCCGACTCAGGAGAACCTCGATCATTTCTACGAAACCATCAAATTCAAGTATCAGAATGTCCATATTGATGCGGTGATGACCACAGATGATGCAGCGCTGAATTTTGCCATGAAGTACCGCAAGGAGATTCTGGATGATGCGCCGATCATCTTCAGCGGTGTGAACGAAGTGGGTGTGAACAGCATTCCGGACCGCAGCAATATTACAGGCATTATTGAAAAAATCGACCCAACCCTCACGATCCAGATGGCCAGGGAGATCAATCCTGCGCTGAAAAAAGTCTATGTGATCTTCGATAACTCGGAGAGCGGCCTGTCTACCGGGAAGATGGTCATGGACCAGATTGACTCCCTGAACCTGGGGCTTGAGCTATATCCCATGAACAACCTGTCGATCGAGCAGATTAAAGCAACAGCCTCAGGCTTATCACAGGATAGCATCGTGCTAATGACTACATACTATAGCGACTCTACCGGAAGAATTGTTGAGTTTGAACGGTTCGCCAGTGAACTTGGCAAAAGCAGCAGCGTGCCGGTGTATCATATCTATGATTTTGGACTGAATCACGGGGCCTTCGGCGGCAGTCTGATTAGCGGGAAAATACAGGGCAGAGCGGCAGCCGAGCTTGCGCTGCGTGTACTGCAGGGTGAGGGCGCGGGCCGGATACCGGTGGTAACGGACAGTACCGTGCGCAATGCGTTTGACTATAATGAGCTCCAGCATTTCGGCATTTCCCTGAAGCAGGTGCCGGCAGGCAGCGAAATTATCAACAAGCCGTTTTCCTTCTATCAGACTTATAAGGTGCTGGTGCTGAGTATTATTGCCGCCTTTGCTGTATTACTGGCCTTTATCCTCGTCTTATTATTCTATGTACAGCTGGTCAAGCGGATCAGAACCAATCTGGAGAAAAGCAATGAACGCTTCAGCCTGGCCACCTACGGTGCCGATGCAGTAATCTGGGATGTCGACATGTCTACGATGATCTACTACTTCTCGGACAGCTGGTACGAGCTGCTTGGCTATGAACGGGATGAAATTAATGAGGCGCACGGCGGCTGGAGGGAGATCATTCATCCCGAGGATGCCGAGCAGGAGGACCGGCTGCGGACGCAGCATCTGGAGGGGCGTTCCTCTTACTACTACGCAGAATACAGAATGCGCAGCAAGTCAGGCGAATATAAGTGGTTCCAGGCCAGGGGCAAGGTTCTGCGCAATGCAAACGGCAGCTACATCCGCTTCGCGGGTTCGATGGTCGATGTGACTGACCGCAAGGTCTATGAGAGCAAGCTGCAGCTCAGCTACCAGGAGCTTGAATCCACCTACGAAGAGCTGACAGCGCTGCAGGATGAACTGCTTGAGCAGTATAACAAGGTGGTTGAGAATCAGGCGCTGCTGCAGAGCAGTGAAGAGAAGTACCGGCTGCTGGCCTATAATGATGTGCTGAGCGGCCTGCCTAACCGCCTGTCGCTGTCCGAGGATCTGAAGGGATTCGTAGAAGCCCATTCCGGCGGCCATGCTGCGCTGTTCTTCCTGGATATTGATAACTTCAAATACATTAATGATACCATGGGGCACACCTTCGGCGATGAGCTGCTGGTGAAGGTCGGCGAACGGCTGCTGGGCCTCTCTGACGGCCGCAGCAAGCATTTCCGCTTCGGCGGCGATGAGTTTGTCATTCTGTTCAAGGATGTCGTGGGGTTCGGCGAGATTATCCGTTATGCAGACTCACTCGTCCAGGGCTTTAAGGAGCCGTTCCAGCTCCATGCGAGTGTTGTTCATATCTCGGCCAGTATCGGGATTGCCCAGTATCCGGAGGATGGGGTGAATGCGGAGGAGCTGCTGAAGAATGCCGATATAGCCATGTACAAAGCGAAGGAAGCATTCAAGGGGACCTATGTGATCTACGGGCATGAGATGCAGCAGCATTTTGACGAACGGATGATTATTGAGAACCACTTAAGAAGTGCAATTGCAAATAATGAGCTCTCGCTGCACTATCAGCCGCTGGTGGACATCAGCTCGAATGAGCTTTGGGGGTTCGAGGCCTTAATCCGCTGGAATAATCCGGTTCTGGGCTTCGTCTCTCCGCTGTCCTTCATTAAGATCGCCGAGGATTGCCGCCTGATTGTACCGATCGGGGAATGGGTACTGCGTTCCGCCTGCCGGTTCATCAAGGATCTGCAGGGTCACGAGTACGGGGGCTGCCATATTTCAGTGAATATTTCGGTAATTCAGCTGATGCTGGATGATTTCACGGACATGGTGCTGGATGTGCTGCAGGAAACCGGGCTTGCCCCCGAATATTTGGAGCTGGAGATTACCGAGTCCATCTTCATGGAATCATTCGAGGCGATCAGCTCTAAGCTGGAAGCCCTCAAGGAGAAGGGGATCGGCATTGCACTGGATGATTTCGGGACAGGCTACTCTTCGCTTAGCTACCTGAAACAGCTGCCGATTACAACGCTCAAGATTGATAAATCCTTTATTGACAGTATTGATACCCCGAATAATATGTCGCTCGCCAGCTCCATTGTGACGATCGGCCATGACATGGGCCTGAATGTTACTGCTGAGGGAGTGGAGACGCAGGAGCAGCTGGAATTCCTGGAACGGACAAGCTGTGACAAGATTCAGGGCTACTTTATCAGCCGGCCGATACCGGAGAAGGAAGTAGCAGACTGGGTGGCTGGACGGCGTGCGGGTTAG
- a CDS encoding GNAT family N-acetyltransferase — MIELRPAQLSDGRDIYDMITEIGPGENGYVNAGYDMGYSDFPGFIRERIHMAEGLDLPAHHVPQTTYWLLVDSRPVGIGKLRHSLNEHLIRSGGHIGYAIRPGERGKGYGKLILGELIKAARQKGITVLLLTCDERNIPSRKVIEAHSGRLVQAENGKCAYHITT; from the coding sequence ATGATTGAGCTGCGCCCGGCACAGCTTAGTGACGGCAGGGACATTTATGACATGATTACCGAGATTGGACCCGGAGAGAACGGTTATGTAAATGCCGGCTACGATATGGGCTACTCTGATTTTCCCGGATTTATAAGGGAGCGAATACATATGGCAGAAGGGTTGGATCTCCCGGCCCACCATGTGCCCCAGACGACTTACTGGCTGCTGGTGGATTCGAGGCCAGTCGGCATCGGCAAGCTCCGCCATTCTTTGAATGAGCACCTGATCCGGTCCGGAGGACATATCGGTTATGCCATCAGACCCGGTGAGCGGGGGAAGGGGTATGGAAAGCTGATCCTGGGCGAGCTGATTAAGGCGGCAAGGCAGAAGGGGATAACTGTACTCTTGCTAACCTGTGATGAAAGGAATATTCCTTCCAGAAAAGTGATAGAAGCCCACTCAGGCCGGCTTGTGCAGGCTGAAAACGGGAAATGCGCATATCATATTACAACCTGA
- a CDS encoding aldehyde dehydrogenase has product MTQFTAQSINQLLAEHKQWFSSGLTRTLAFRLEQLRKLKEAILTYEPRIIAALYQDLHKSEFEAYATEIGFTLDSIGYMMKHLRRWMKPSRVKSPLHLFPAKSRILTEPYGTVLIIGPFNYPFQLLIEPLIGAIAAGNGAVLKPSESTPATSAVIEDMIRSTFDPAYISVVQGEKETTNLLIHAAFDYIFFTGSVPVGRIVMEAAAKNLVPVTLELGGKSPVIVDKSANLEAAAKRIVWGKLINAGQTCIAPDYLLVHSEVAAELIERVKQSITAFYGSDIRHNAEYGRIVNERQLQRLAAILEQDRAKVIAGGGVAEEELYIEPSLIYPAAWSDAAMEDEIFGPILPVMEYNQLDEAIESINKRPKPLALYLFTEDKQVEQQVMERVSFGGGCINDTISHVASTRLPFGGVGNSGIGGYHGKYSFDLFSHHKSVVKRGTRLDLGIVYPPYGKKVKLARKLLK; this is encoded by the coding sequence ATGACGCAGTTCACTGCACAATCCATAAACCAGCTGCTGGCTGAGCACAAACAGTGGTTCAGCAGCGGACTTACAAGAACTCTCGCCTTCCGGCTGGAACAGCTCCGGAAGCTCAAGGAGGCCATCCTGACTTATGAGCCGCGGATTATCGCCGCGCTGTATCAGGATCTTCACAAGAGTGAGTTCGAAGCCTACGCTACAGAAATCGGCTTCACGCTGGACAGCATCGGCTATATGATGAAGCATCTGCGGCGCTGGATGAAGCCGTCCCGGGTGAAATCACCGCTGCATCTGTTCCCTGCGAAGAGCAGAATCCTCACAGAGCCTTACGGAACGGTACTGATCATCGGTCCGTTCAATTATCCGTTTCAGCTGCTCATCGAACCGCTGATCGGGGCTATTGCAGCAGGCAACGGTGCTGTGCTGAAGCCTTCCGAGAGCACACCGGCTACTTCAGCAGTCATCGAGGACATGATCCGCAGCACGTTTGACCCTGCATATATCAGTGTCGTTCAGGGGGAGAAGGAAACTACGAATCTGCTGATTCATGCAGCCTTTGATTATATTTTTTTCACCGGGAGTGTGCCCGTTGGGAGAATTGTTATGGAGGCTGCGGCGAAGAATCTGGTGCCTGTAACGCTCGAGCTGGGCGGCAAAAGTCCGGTCATCGTCGACAAATCTGCCAATCTGGAGGCTGCGGCCAAACGGATCGTCTGGGGGAAGCTGATTAATGCAGGCCAGACCTGTATCGCCCCGGATTATCTGCTGGTCCACAGCGAGGTTGCCGCTGAGCTGATTGAGCGGGTCAAGCAGAGCATTACGGCATTCTATGGATCTGACATCCGGCATAATGCGGAGTACGGGAGGATCGTGAATGAACGCCAGCTGCAGCGGCTCGCAGCCATACTGGAGCAGGACCGTGCCAAGGTAATTGCGGGCGGAGGCGTCGCGGAGGAGGAGCTGTACATCGAACCGTCCCTGATCTATCCGGCAGCCTGGAGTGATGCAGCGATGGAGGATGAAATCTTCGGCCCTATCCTTCCGGTTATGGAATATAACCAGCTGGACGAGGCAATTGAGAGCATCAATAAACGCCCCAAGCCGCTCGCCCTCTATCTATTCACGGAGGATAAGCAGGTGGAGCAGCAGGTAATGGAGCGCGTGTCCTTCGGGGGCGGCTGTATTAATGACACCATCTCGCATGTCGCCAGCACGCGGCTGCCGTTCGGCGGTGTCGGCAATTCCGGAATCGGCGGCTATCACGGCAAATACAGCTTCGACCTCTTCTCCCACCACAAAAGTGTGGTTAAACGCGGTACCCGGCTGGACTTGGGTATTGTATACCCGCCTTACGGCAAGAAGGTCAAGCTGGCGCGTAAGCTGCTGAAGTAG
- a CDS encoding Crp/Fnr family transcriptional regulator, translated as MSPEPAVLQSCLLFRGKTVEEIGSLLHKLAYTVSTYRKNAIILAEGDTADRLGILLSGRVEVQKTHSTGSSVTIAHLKEGQTIGEAVLFRRENIVPATVTATGPCKVMFIGKQELLRIFTADTDILTRFIENLSERLVLVNRKIENLSAGPLRRRIISFLLEQGTEQASAVVKLPFTRKEWAEHLNTARPSLSRELGFLRDQGWITFKGSEVTLLNQSRMNDYIQSLPSAGNL; from the coding sequence ATGTCACCAGAGCCTGCCGTGCTGCAGTCCTGCCTGCTGTTCCGCGGCAAAACTGTTGAGGAAATCGGAAGTCTGCTGCACAAGCTGGCTTATACGGTCAGTACTTACCGCAAAAATGCTATCATCCTGGCTGAAGGCGATACCGCAGACCGGCTGGGCATTCTGCTCTCCGGACGGGTCGAGGTACAGAAGACGCATTCAACCGGCAGCAGTGTGACCATCGCCCACCTGAAGGAAGGGCAGACCATCGGTGAAGCCGTGCTGTTCCGCCGGGAGAATATAGTACCTGCTACAGTAACGGCTACAGGTCCCTGCAAAGTTATGTTTATCGGCAAACAGGAGCTGCTGAGAATATTCACGGCAGATACAGATATTCTTACCCGCTTCATTGAGAACCTGTCCGAGCGCCTGGTGCTCGTTAACCGGAAGATTGAGAATCTGTCTGCCGGCCCGCTGCGCAGGCGGATCATCAGCTTTCTGCTGGAGCAGGGGACCGAGCAGGCTTCGGCTGTTGTGAAGCTCCCCTTCACCCGGAAAGAATGGGCTGAGCATCTGAATACAGCCCGCCCTTCGCTGTCCCGGGAGCTTGGCTTTCTGCGCGATCAGGGCTGGATAACCTTCAAGGGCAGTGAAGTAACCCTGCTGAACCAGAGCCGGATGAATGACTACATTCAGAGCCTGCCTTCGGCAGGTAACCTGTAA
- the hcp gene encoding hydroxylamine reductase: MSDMFCFQCQEAAKGTGCTIQGVCGKTSDVANLQDLLVYTLKGIAVFARSGRELGITDPVTEKFIIESLFATITNANFVPEYFISRIREGLTLRDKWRSRVADAGVIAYMSEHDAACWSAGTDAELMDKAATVGVLATEHEDIRSLRELLTYGLKGMAAYMEHAAVLGFYEAGAHAFMEKGLTAVLDNTLGGGELTALVLECGKFGVDVMALLDRANTAAYGSPEITKVNIGVGNKPGILISGHDLKDMEELLKQTEGTGVDVYTHSEMLPAHYYPAFKKYSHFVGNYGNAWWKQTEEFDSFGGPVLMTTNCIVPPKESYKNRLYTTGNTGYPGVQHIAPGADGRKDFSALIEQAKQCSAPVEIETGEIVGGFAHAAVMNVADQVVDAVKSGAIKQFFVMAGCDGRMKSRNYYRDFAAELPSDTVILTAGCAKYKYNKLPLGDIGGIPRVLDAGQCNDSYSLVVIALKLKEVFGLEDINDLPISYNIAWYEQKAVIVLLALLHLGVKNIHLGPTLPAFLSPNVAKVLVDSFGIGGITTVQEDMEMFIAAV; encoded by the coding sequence ATGAGCGACATGTTTTGTTTCCAGTGCCAGGAGGCAGCCAAGGGAACGGGTTGTACGATTCAGGGAGTGTGCGGCAAGACCAGTGATGTAGCCAATCTGCAGGATCTTCTGGTGTATACACTTAAGGGAATTGCCGTCTTTGCGCGCAGCGGCCGGGAGCTTGGCATTACCGATCCGGTGACAGAGAAGTTTATTATAGAGAGTCTGTTCGCTACCATTACCAATGCTAATTTTGTACCTGAATATTTTATAAGCAGAATCCGGGAGGGGCTTACCCTGCGGGATAAATGGCGGAGCAGGGTTGCGGATGCCGGAGTCATTGCCTATATGTCAGAACATGACGCAGCCTGCTGGAGCGCTGGTACAGACGCGGAACTGATGGACAAGGCGGCGACCGTAGGCGTGCTTGCCACAGAACATGAGGATATCCGCTCCCTGCGTGAGCTGTTAACCTATGGCCTCAAGGGAATGGCAGCTTATATGGAGCATGCGGCGGTGCTGGGCTTCTACGAAGCGGGTGCACATGCTTTTATGGAAAAGGGGCTGACGGCTGTTCTCGATAATACCTTGGGCGGAGGCGAGCTGACAGCTCTGGTTCTGGAATGCGGCAAGTTCGGTGTCGATGTGATGGCGCTGCTCGACCGGGCGAACACGGCGGCTTACGGCAGTCCGGAGATTACCAAGGTGAATATCGGTGTAGGCAATAAGCCGGGTATTCTGATCAGCGGGCATGATTTGAAGGATATGGAGGAGCTGCTGAAGCAGACGGAAGGTACCGGAGTGGATGTATACACGCATAGCGAGATGCTTCCCGCCCACTATTATCCGGCCTTCAAGAAGTACAGCCATTTCGTAGGCAATTACGGCAACGCCTGGTGGAAGCAGACGGAAGAATTCGATAGCTTCGGCGGTCCGGTTCTAATGACGACCAACTGCATTGTACCGCCTAAAGAAAGCTATAAGAACCGGTTGTATACGACAGGGAACACCGGTTATCCGGGGGTTCAGCATATTGCGCCAGGGGCCGACGGGCGGAAGGATTTCTCTGCCCTGATTGAGCAGGCTAAGCAGTGCAGTGCTCCTGTTGAAATCGAGACCGGGGAGATCGTCGGCGGCTTCGCGCATGCGGCTGTAATGAATGTGGCGGATCAGGTGGTAGATGCGGTGAAGAGCGGCGCGATCAAACAGTTCTTCGTCATGGCCGGCTGCGACGGGCGGATGAAGAGCCGGAATTATTACAGGGACTTCGCGGCGGAGCTGCCAAGCGATACAGTGATTCTTACCGCCGGCTGTGCCAAATACAAATACAACAAGCTGCCGCTGGGCGACATCGGGGGAATTCCGCGTGTGCTTGACGCCGGCCAGTGCAATGATTCTTACTCGCTAGTGGTCATAGCGCTGAAGCTGAAGGAAGTGTTCGGCCTCGAAGACATCAATGATCTTCCGATCTCCTACAACATTGCCTGGTATGAACAAAAGGCAGTTATCGTGCTGCTGGCGCTGCTGCATCTGGGTGTGAAGAATATTCACCTCGGGCCTACCCTTCCGGCGTTCCTTTCGCCTAATGTAGCCAAAGTGCTGGTAGACAGCTTTGGCATCGGAGGCATCACCACTGTGCAGGAAGATATGGAAATGTTTATCGCAGCGGTATAA